Within the Sporocytophaga myxococcoides DSM 11118 genome, the region CCGTCATTACCACCATTACATTTAACATTTGTTACAGAAGGAGTGATTACAGCATTATTTGGTTGACTAATTGTAAAGGAACTATTCTTTGAGCATCCTTTAGCGTCTGTCACAGTAACAGAATAAGTATTTGCAGGAACTCCTGAAATATTTTGAGTAGTAGCCCCATTAGACCAAAGAAAAGTATAAGGCGCCGTGCCACCAGACACAGAAATATTTACAGCTCCATTATTAGTTGCATTACAATCTGTATTAATTACTGATCCGGTAACATTGATTAATGATGGATCTGTAATTGAGAATGATGAAGTTTGTGTACAGCCATTTGCATCTGTTATTTGAACTGAATAGCTTCCTGATGGTACTCCAGATAAATTTTGTGAAGTTGAACCGTTAGACCAAAGGAATGTATATGGCGGTGTAGCACCTGATAATGAAATGTTAACAGCTCCGTCATTTCCTCCATTACAGGAAGGCGAAATTGGTGTACCCGTTAATGCAAAATTACTCGGTTCAGTTACCGAGTATGAAGCTGTTTTTTTACAATTTTTACTGTCTGTAATTGTGACTGAATAATTACCTGCCGAGACCCCTGTAAGATTTTGATTAGTGGATCCATCACTCCATAAATAGGAATATGGAGGAGTGCCTCCGGTCACATTTAAATTAACTCCACCATCATTAGTACCTTTGCATTTAGGAGGGATTAATGTCCCTGTCATTACAATGTTTGTAGGAGCTGTTATTTTAATGCTGGGATATGCACAGGTTATTGTCGTATCGCCATCTTCATTAAGCTCAGGTAGTATAAATTGAATAACTACAAAATATGTTGTTCCTGCTGCGAGGTTAGAAAATGTATATTGGTTAGATGTTGAAGATGCTGTAATAGGAAGTGGTAACGGTCCTCCTAATAATGTGTATATATAACCAGGATAGCCAGGGGCACCTGATACAGTTATAGATCCAGTTTTTGAACCAAAACAGTCTATATTCTGTTTGGTAATGACCACCGATTCACATTGAGAATAAGATTTAATACTTATTAAAGTGAATAAAAAAACTATCCAGATCCTGATATTTTTAATAAATGTTCCCATTGGTAGTCTCATTTATTGTACGAAATTCTAACTGATTGCTGAGTGATATTTTCAGTACTATCCTTTATTACAAATAAGAAAGAACCAGGACGTAAATCTTTTAATTCTAGATTATAAATATTCTCTTTGAATTCTTGAATAAGTGGATCTCTAAAAATGCTAACATCATAGGGAGGTACACCACCCGTAATGCTTAGTTGTATATAACCATCACTAGCATCTTTAGCAGACGCATCTTTTGTTTTTACAGAAACGGACAAATCCGATTGGTCTTTAGAAACTACCTGAGCAGAAGCCTTATTGAGGCAGGCAAATGCACTAGTTAGTGTAAAAATCATGTAAAAATAAAAGCGTAACATGTTTAGAGTATATCTTAGTATTAGTGTGTTTATTTCTCTCTTTTACGCTACTGATTAATATAGGGTTTGATTTTTTAGCACTTTTGGGGGGAATTGTTCGTAACTTTTAATTTTACGCGTGGAATATAAAACTGGGTAATAATTCGTTAGGGCGTGATCAAAATTTAATGGATTTTTCAATAATTAATTACTCTATGTTTATATAGGGGTTTTTTGGTATTATTCTTTTTGTAAATTTGTCTTAACAGGGTGGCCAAGCAAGATGCAACTGCCCAGATTATATTTTGCAATTCATGCAGGTTGGTAAAGAATAAGGTGGTATTGCCAGCGACTGTTTTATAAATCCGCCTTTAACATTGAAAATACTTCTATTATGAACACTTATAAGGATTACATCAAGGAGATCGAAGAAAGAAAAGGTCAGGGACTTCATCCGAAGCCGATTGATGGTGCTGAATTACTTAGCGAAATCATTGCACAAATTAAAGATTCAGGTAACGTATATCGGGAAGATTCTCTTAAATTCTTTATTTACAATGTTTTACCTGGTACTACAAGTGCTGCTGGTGTGAAAGCTAAGTTTTTAAAGGAAATTATTCTTGGTAAATCCTTAGTAAAAGAGATCACACCTGCTTTTGCCTTTGAGCTATTATCCCACATGAAAGGTGGACCTTCAATTGAGGTTCTGCTTGATCTGGCCTTGGGTAATGATGACTCAATTGCGAAAGAAGCTGCAAACGTTCTAAAGACACAGGTTTTTCTATACGAGGCTGATACAGACCGTCTAAAGGAATCATTCAAAAGCGGTAACAAAATAGCTAAAGATATTATTGAAAGTTACGCAAAGGCTGAATTTTTCACTAAACTACCAGAAGTACCAGAAGAAATTAAAGTAGTTACTTTTATTGCTGGTGAAGGTGATATTTCGACTGACTTACTTTCTCCGGGCAATCAGGCTCACTCACGTTCAGACCGTGAACTTCACGGCAAATGTATGATTTCTCCTCAGGCACAAGAGGAAATCAAGGCATTGCAAGCAAAACACCCAGACAAAAGTGTGATGTTAATTGCTGAGAAGGGCACCATGGGAGTGGGTTCATCAAGAATGTCAGGTGTAAACAACGTGGCTCTTTGGACTGGTAAACAAGCAAGCCCATACGTTCCATTTGTTAATATTGCTCCGATCGTTGGAGGTACAAATGGTATTTCTCCTATTTTCCTCACAACTGTTGACGTTACTGGTGGTATTGGAATTGACCTAAAAAACTGGGTGAAAAAGCTGGATGCAAATGGTAAGCCTGTTCTCAATGAAAATGGTGAGCCGGTTCTCGAGCAAGCATACTCTGTAGCTACTGGTACTGTTCTTACGATCAATACGAAAAAGAAGAAACTTTATAATGGCGACAAAGAGCTGATTGACATTTCTAAGGCATTCACTCCTCAGAAAATGGAATTTATAAAGGCAGGAGGGTCATACGCAATTGTATTCGGTAAAAAGATCCAGACATTCGCCGCAAAGATACTAGGTGTCTCTATTCCTCCTGTATTTGCTCCATCAAAAGAGGTTTCTAATGAAGGACAAGGTCTTACTGCAGTAGAGAAAATATTCAATAGAAATGCTGTTGGTACGACTCCTGGGAAAGTATTGCATGCTGGTTCAGACGTTCGTGTAACAGTTAACATCGTAGGATCTCAAGACACGACTGGTCTTATGACTGCTCAGGAATTGGAATCTATGGCTGCTACAGTAATTTCTCCAATCGTTGATGGTGCATACCAATCAGGCTGTCATACGGCTTCAGTTTGGGATAAAAAAGCTCAGGCAAACATTCCAAAACTAATGAAGTTTATGAACGAATTCGGTCTAATCACTGCCCGTGATCCGAAAGGCGTTTATCATTCAATGACTGATGTAATTCACAAGGTTCTTAACGATATTACAGTGGATGAGTGGGCTATCATCATCGGTGGTGACTCGCATACAAGAATGTCTAAAGGTGTTGCTTTCGGTGCTGACTCAGGCACTGTTGCTCTTGCATTAGCTACAGGTGAAGCTTCAATGCCAATTCCTGAATCAGTGAAGGTAACATTCAAAGGAAACATGAAGGGGTATATGGATTTTCGTGATGTAGTTCATGCTACACAAGCCCAGATGCTTCAGAAGTTTGCCGGAGAAAACGTATTCCAAGGCAGAGTTATTGAAGTTCATATTGGAACTCTTACCGCTGACCAGGCATTTACATTTACAGACTGGACTGCAGAGATGAAAGCAAAAGCTTCTATCTGTATTTCTGAGGATGCTACATTAATTGAATCACTGGAGATCGCTAAGAGCAGAATCCAAATCATGATCGACAAGGGCATGGATAACAAGAACCAAGTTCTTCAGGGGTTGATTGATAAAGCTAATAAGAGAATCGCTGAGATTAAATCAGGTGAGAAACCAGCATTAACTCCGGATGCAAATGCTAAGTATTATGCTGAAGTTGTTGTTGATCTTGATCTGATCTCAGAGCCAATGATCGCTGACCCTGATGTTAATAACGCAGATGTTTCTAAACGTTATACTCACGATACAATCAGACCTCTATCATTCTATGGAGGAGATAAAAAAGTAGATCTTGGATTTATAGGTTCCTGCATGGTTCACAAAGGCGATATGAAAATTCTTGCCCAAATGCTAAAGAACTTAGAAGCACTAAAAGGTAAAGTTGAGTTTCAGGCACCCCTTGTTGTTGCTCCTCCTACTTATAACATTGTAGATGAATTGAAGGCTGAAGGTGATTGGGAAGTATTGCAGAAATACTCCGGTTTTGAATTTGATGATAATGCTCCTAAATCTGCTGCACGTACAAAATACGAGAATATGTTGTATCTAGAGCGTCCGGGATGTAACCTATGTATGGGTAACCAGGAAAAAGCAGAAAAAGGAGATACTGTAATGGCAACTTCTACTCGTCTTTTCCAAGGAAGGGTGGTTGAAGATGCTGATGGCAAGAAAGGTGAATCCTTGCTTTCGTCTACGCCTGTTGTAGTGCTTTCTACAGTTCTTGGTAGAACTCCTACAATTGATGAATATAAAGCCGCAGTGCAAGGAATCAATCTGACTAAATTTGCACCATCTAATAAGCAGTTAGTAAACTAGTTTTTACCAACTACCTTTAATAAAAACAAAAAACCATCCTGCAAAACAGGATGGTTTTTTGTTTATAGCATATCTTACTTCAAAATTTTGCTATAAGATTGTTGTTTTTAATAACTCTGTTTTAGTATTTTAACTTTTAGTGTGTTCAATTGTTAACCCTATTAGATATACGGAAATTATGGCTTTCGATTTAGAAATGATTAAAGCTGTTTACGCTCGTTTTGAAGAACGTATTGAAGCAGCAAAAAAGGTTGTAGGCAGACCACTCACATTGACAGAGAAAATTCTATATTCTCACCTTTATGACGGTAAAGCAGGTCAAGCTTTTGAAAGGGGGAAATCTTATGTAGATTTTGCTCCAGACCGCGTAGCGATGCAAGATGCTACAGCTCAGATGGCATTGCTTCAATTTATGTCTGCAGGTAAAAAGAAAGTCGCAGTTCCTTCAACTGTTCACTGTGA harbors:
- a CDS encoding SprB repeat-containing protein, translated to MIFTLTSAFACLNKASAQVVSKDQSDLSVSVKTKDASAKDASDGYIQLSITGGVPPYDVSIFRDPLIQEFKENIYNLELKDLRPGSFLFVIKDSTENITQQSVRISYNK
- a CDS encoding bifunctional aconitate hydratase 2/2-methylisocitrate dehydratase, which produces MNTYKDYIKEIEERKGQGLHPKPIDGAELLSEIIAQIKDSGNVYREDSLKFFIYNVLPGTTSAAGVKAKFLKEIILGKSLVKEITPAFAFELLSHMKGGPSIEVLLDLALGNDDSIAKEAANVLKTQVFLYEADTDRLKESFKSGNKIAKDIIESYAKAEFFTKLPEVPEEIKVVTFIAGEGDISTDLLSPGNQAHSRSDRELHGKCMISPQAQEEIKALQAKHPDKSVMLIAEKGTMGVGSSRMSGVNNVALWTGKQASPYVPFVNIAPIVGGTNGISPIFLTTVDVTGGIGIDLKNWVKKLDANGKPVLNENGEPVLEQAYSVATGTVLTINTKKKKLYNGDKELIDISKAFTPQKMEFIKAGGSYAIVFGKKIQTFAAKILGVSIPPVFAPSKEVSNEGQGLTAVEKIFNRNAVGTTPGKVLHAGSDVRVTVNIVGSQDTTGLMTAQELESMAATVISPIVDGAYQSGCHTASVWDKKAQANIPKLMKFMNEFGLITARDPKGVYHSMTDVIHKVLNDITVDEWAIIIGGDSHTRMSKGVAFGADSGTVALALATGEASMPIPESVKVTFKGNMKGYMDFRDVVHATQAQMLQKFAGENVFQGRVIEVHIGTLTADQAFTFTDWTAEMKAKASICISEDATLIESLEIAKSRIQIMIDKGMDNKNQVLQGLIDKANKRIAEIKSGEKPALTPDANAKYYAEVVVDLDLISEPMIADPDVNNADVSKRYTHDTIRPLSFYGGDKKVDLGFIGSCMVHKGDMKILAQMLKNLEALKGKVEFQAPLVVAPPTYNIVDELKAEGDWEVLQKYSGFEFDDNAPKSAARTKYENMLYLERPGCNLCMGNQEKAEKGDTVMATSTRLFQGRVVEDADGKKGESLLSSTPVVVLSTVLGRTPTIDEYKAAVQGINLTKFAPSNKQLVN
- a CDS encoding SprB repeat-containing protein, with translation MGTFIKNIRIWIVFLFTLISIKSYSQCESVVITKQNIDCFGSKTGSITVSGAPGYPGYIYTLLGGPLPLPITASSTSNQYTFSNLAAGTTYFVVIQFILPELNEDGDTTITCAYPSIKITAPTNIVMTGTLIPPKCKGTNDGGVNLNVTGGTPPYSYLWSDGSTNQNLTGVSAGNYSVTITDSKNCKKTASYSVTEPSNFALTGTPISPSCNGGNDGAVNISLSGATPPYTFLWSNGSTSQNLSGVPSGSYSVQITDANGCTQTSSFSITDPSLINVTGSVINTDCNATNNGAVNISVSGGTAPYTFLWSNGATTQNISGVPANTYSVTVTDAKGCSKNSSFTISQPNNAVITPSVTNVKCNGGNDG